One stretch of Lysobacterales bacterium DNA includes these proteins:
- the trpD gene encoding anthranilate phosphoribosyltransferase produces MSITPQAALARTIEHREIFHDEMVDLFRQIMRGEVSPAMTAAILTGLRVKKETVGEIAGAALAMREFSAKVEIGPDPHFVDIVGTGGDGAHTFNISTAAMFVAAAAGAKVAKHGNRSVSSKSGAADVLEALGARIDLQPAQVAECIRRTGIGFMFAPIHHPAMKNVAAVRKEMGVRTIFNILGPLTNPAGAPNILMGVFHADLVGIQVRVLQRLGARNALVVYGRDQMDEITLGASTLVGELRDGVVREYEIHPEDFGLRMAASRNLRVDNADESRQRVLEAIDGVEGLPREIVALNAGAALYAAGVAADIGDGLRRAREAMASGAARGKLEAFIAATQQIAGGA; encoded by the coding sequence ATGTCGATCACACCGCAAGCCGCGCTGGCACGCACCATCGAGCACCGCGAAATCTTCCACGACGAAATGGTGGACCTGTTCCGCCAGATCATGCGCGGCGAAGTGTCGCCCGCGATGACTGCGGCCATCCTCACCGGCTTGCGCGTGAAGAAGGAGACGGTCGGAGAGATTGCCGGCGCCGCACTGGCGATGCGCGAGTTCTCGGCCAAGGTCGAAATCGGGCCGGACCCGCACTTCGTCGATATCGTCGGCACCGGCGGCGATGGCGCGCATACCTTCAACATCTCCACGGCGGCGATGTTCGTCGCCGCCGCTGCCGGCGCAAAGGTCGCGAAACACGGCAACCGCAGCGTGTCGAGCAAGTCCGGCGCCGCCGACGTGCTGGAAGCGCTGGGCGCGCGCATCGACCTGCAGCCTGCACAGGTCGCCGAGTGCATCCGCCGCACCGGCATCGGCTTCATGTTCGCGCCAATCCATCATCCGGCGATGAAGAACGTCGCCGCGGTGCGCAAGGAAATGGGCGTGCGCACCATCTTCAACATCCTCGGGCCGCTGACCAATCCCGCCGGTGCGCCGAATATTCTGATGGGCGTCTTCCACGCGGATCTGGTCGGCATCCAGGTGCGCGTGCTGCAGCGCCTCGGCGCGCGCAATGCGCTGGTGGTCTATGGTCGCGACCAGATGGACGAGATCACCCTGGGCGCGTCGACACTGGTGGGTGAGCTGCGCGATGGCGTGGTGCGCGAGTACGAAATCCATCCCGAGGACTTCGGCCTGCGCATGGCCGCGAGCCGCAACCTGCGTGTCGACAATGCCGACGAGTCGCGCCAGCGCGTGCTCGAAGCGATCGACGGCGTCGAAGGCCTGCCGCGCGAAATCGTCGCGCTGAATGCCGGTGCCGCGCTGTATGCCGCCGGCGTGGCAGCGGACATCGGCGACGGCTTGCGTCGCGCACGCGAGGCAATGGCGAGCGGTGCCGCGCGTGGCAAACTCGAGGCCTTCATCGCCGCCACGCAACAGATTGCCGGCGGGGCTTGA
- a CDS encoding aminodeoxychorismate/anthranilate synthase component II has protein sequence MLLMIDNYDSFTFNLVQYFAELGEEVRVIRNDELTVAQIAALAPARIVISPGPCTPSEAGVSVEVLQAFAGKLPMLGVCLGHQSIGQAFGGKVVRAGRIMHGKTSRIHHAGQGLFAGIPAAFEATRYHSLVVERASLPDCLEMTAWTEHEDGSIEEIMGLRHREFPTQGVQFHPESILTQHGHAMLKNFLAQ, from the coding sequence ATGCTGCTGATGATCGACAACTACGACAGCTTCACCTTCAACCTCGTGCAGTACTTCGCCGAGCTTGGCGAAGAGGTGAGGGTGATCCGCAACGACGAGCTCACAGTGGCCCAGATCGCGGCGCTGGCGCCGGCGCGCATCGTGATTTCACCGGGGCCGTGCACGCCGAGCGAGGCCGGGGTTTCGGTCGAGGTGTTGCAGGCGTTCGCGGGCAAGCTGCCCATGCTCGGTGTCTGTCTTGGCCACCAGAGCATTGGCCAGGCTTTCGGTGGCAAGGTGGTGCGAGCCGGGCGCATCATGCATGGCAAGACCTCGCGCATCCATCACGCCGGCCAGGGTTTGTTCGCCGGCATCCCCGCGGCGTTCGAGGCGACGCGCTATCACTCGCTGGTGGTCGAGCGCGCCAGCTTGCCGGACTGCCTGGAAATGACCGCCTGGACTGAGCACGAGGACGGTTCGATCGAGGAGATCATGGGGCTGCGTCATCGCGAGTTCCCGACCCAGGGCGTGCAGTTCCATCCGGAATCGATCCTGACCCAGCATGGCCATGCGATGCTGAAAAACTTCCTGGCGCAATAA
- a CDS encoding patatin-like phospholipase family protein — MADAAQPPFRILALAGGGYLGLYTACVLAELEECAGEPLGRRFDLIAGTSVGGILALALAYEIPMTRLKDLFLEHGQKIFSARGLPSNAVAKLRDLSRAVLGPKYNGVALAKALAVHLGKRTLADALHPIVVPAVDVTRSRTKIFKTPHVDASRGDEEVRAAHVAMATSAAPAYFPSVRIGDALYADGGLFAVAPDQVALHEATHFMGVDESRIRMLSLGTGTANYRPADAADESDGAVDWLSDGRLILTLISVQQQHVQAMMEDRLRDRYLHLDADWPIGAELGIDIATDQATRVLIGLAGQTVAEPILRKVERQFLQR, encoded by the coding sequence ATGGCCGACGCTGCGCAACCGCCGTTTCGCATCCTGGCGCTGGCCGGTGGCGGCTACCTCGGCCTGTACACCGCCTGCGTGCTGGCCGAACTCGAGGAGTGCGCGGGGGAACCGCTGGGGCGCCGCTTCGACCTGATCGCCGGCACCTCGGTCGGCGGCATCCTCGCGCTGGCACTCGCTTACGAGATTCCGATGACCAGGCTCAAGGACCTGTTCCTGGAGCACGGCCAGAAGATCTTCTCGGCGCGCGGGCTGCCGAGCAATGCGGTGGCCAAGCTGCGTGACCTGAGCCGCGCCGTGCTCGGCCCGAAATACAACGGCGTGGCACTGGCCAAGGCCTTGGCCGTGCATCTGGGCAAGCGCACGCTGGCCGATGCGTTGCATCCCATCGTGGTGCCCGCAGTCGATGTCACGCGCAGCCGCACCAAGATCTTCAAGACGCCGCACGTGGACGCATCGCGCGGCGACGAGGAGGTGCGCGCGGCGCATGTCGCGATGGCGACTTCGGCGGCGCCGGCCTACTTTCCTTCGGTGCGCATCGGCGACGCGCTGTACGCGGATGGCGGCTTGTTTGCCGTGGCACCCGACCAGGTGGCCCTGCATGAGGCGACGCACTTCATGGGCGTGGACGAGTCGCGCATCCGCATGCTCTCGCTCGGCACCGGCACGGCGAACTATCGGCCGGCAGACGCCGCCGATGAATCCGATGGCGCCGTCGACTGGCTCTCCGACGGCCGTTTGATCCTGACCTTGATCTCGGTGCAGCAGCAACACGTGCAGGCGATGATGGAAGACCGCCTGCGCGATCGCTACCTCCATCTCGATGCCGACTGGCCGATCGGCGCCGAACTCGGTATCGACATCGCCACCGACCAGGCTACGCGCGTCCTGATCGGGCTCGCCGGGCAAACCGTGGCCGAACCGATCCTGCGCAAGGTCGAGCGCCAATTCCTGCAGCGCTGA
- the crp gene encoding cAMP-activated global transcriptional regulator CRP: MPKTVTPASLALEGSALDRFLGACHRRRYPNRTAIFMPGDRADVLYYVVDGSLSVVAEDDDGRELILAYLNKGEFIGELGLFVETSKREVLVRTRSACELAEVSYERLLALFETTLRDECPKLMFAIGSQLTRRLLHTSRKVSRLAFMDVTGRISRTLLDLCTEPDALTHPNGMQIRVSRQELSRIVGCSREMAGRVLKQLEGQGKIGVTGKTIVVYGTR, translated from the coding sequence ATGCCGAAGACCGTGACACCTGCGTCGCTTGCTCTCGAAGGATCGGCACTGGACCGGTTCCTGGGCGCCTGCCATCGGCGGCGCTATCCGAACCGCACGGCGATCTTCATGCCCGGCGACCGCGCCGACGTCCTCTACTACGTGGTCGACGGCTCGCTCAGCGTCGTCGCCGAAGATGACGATGGCCGTGAGCTGATCCTGGCCTATCTGAACAAGGGCGAGTTCATCGGCGAACTCGGTCTGTTCGTCGAGACCAGCAAGCGCGAAGTGCTGGTGCGCACGCGCAGTGCTTGCGAACTCGCGGAAGTCAGCTATGAACGTCTGCTGGCGCTGTTCGAAACGACCTTGCGCGACGAGTGTCCGAAGCTGATGTTCGCAATCGGATCGCAACTGACACGACGCCTGCTGCACACCAGCCGCAAGGTGAGCCGCCTGGCATTCATGGATGTGACCGGCCGCATCTCGCGCACCCTGCTCGACCTGTGCACCGAGCCCGATGCACTGACCCATCCGAATGGCATGCAAATCCGCGTGTCGCGCCAGGAGCTGTCGCGCATTGTCGGCTGTTCGCGCGAGATGGCCGGGCGCGTGCTCAAGCAGCTGGAAGGGCAGGGCAAGATCGGCGTGACCGGAAAAACCATTGTCGTCTACGGTACGCGCTGA
- the speD gene encoding adenosylmethionine decarboxylase: protein MVKPLPRLQLQGFNNLTKALSFNIYDICYAVTPEQRDRYIEYIDEQYDADRLTQILTEVAEIIGANILNVARQDYDPQGASVTILISEHPVVERLGKDMISEAVVAHLDKSHITVHTYPETHPHNGIATFRADIDVATCGVISPLKALNYLIDSFESDIVTMDYRVRGFTRDIKGKKHYIDHRINSIQDYLAKHIKQKYEMFDVNVYQENIFHTKMHVKEFDLDNYLFEAQAKDLSFKDRLRVEAQLKREIEELFHGRNLV from the coding sequence ATGGTCAAGCCGCTTCCGCGATTGCAGTTGCAGGGTTTCAACAACCTGACCAAGGCGCTGTCGTTCAACATCTACGACATCTGCTACGCGGTGACTCCCGAACAGCGCGACCGCTACATTGAATACATCGACGAGCAGTACGATGCCGACCGCTTGACCCAGATCCTGACCGAGGTCGCGGAGATCATCGGCGCCAACATCCTGAACGTTGCCCGCCAGGACTATGATCCGCAAGGCGCATCGGTGACGATCCTGATCTCCGAACATCCGGTGGTCGAGCGACTCGGCAAAGACATGATCTCCGAGGCGGTGGTGGCACATCTCGACAAGAGCCACATCACCGTGCATACCTACCCGGAGACGCATCCGCACAACGGCATCGCGACCTTCCGTGCCGACATCGATGTGGCCACTTGCGGCGTCATCTCGCCGCTCAAGGCGCTGAATTACCTGATCGACAGTTTCGAGTCCGACATCGTCACCATGGACTATCGGGTGCGCGGCTTCACCCGCGACATCAAGGGCAAGAAGCACTACATCGACCACCGCATCAATTCGATCCAGGACTATCTGGCCAAGCACATCAAGCAGAAGTACGAGATGTTCGATGTGAACGTGTATCAGGAGAACATTTTCCACACCAAGATGCACGTGAAGGAGTTCGATCTCGACAACTACCTGTTCGAGGCTCAGGCCAAGGATCTCTCGTTCAAGGACCGCCTGCGCGTCGAAGCGCAGTTGAAGCGAGAGATCGAGGAATTGTTCCACGGTCGCAATCTGGTCTGA
- the trpC gene encoding indole-3-glycerol phosphate synthase TrpC, with product MADILTRILERKQVEVADRRIYRPLAEIRARAADLGPARGFASALRLRLARDEAAVIAEIKKASPSKGVIRPDFRPAEIAASYERGGASCLSVLTDIDFFQGADAYLQQARAACSLPALRKDFIVDAYQIHESRMLGADCVLLIVAALGADQLQDYAGVAMEIGLDVLVETHDDEEMTRALRTSSPLIGVNNRNLRDFTVSLDATLALRERVDGGRILITESGIHTREDVARLRAGRVHAFLVGEAFMRAAEPGAELQRLFA from the coding sequence ATGGCCGATATCCTCACCCGCATTCTCGAACGCAAGCAGGTCGAAGTCGCCGATCGCCGCATCTATCGGCCTCTCGCCGAGATCAGGGCGAGAGCCGCCGATCTCGGTCCTGCGCGTGGCTTTGCCAGCGCGCTGCGCCTGCGTCTGGCGCGCGACGAAGCAGCGGTGATCGCCGAGATCAAGAAGGCTTCGCCGAGCAAGGGCGTGATCCGACCCGACTTCCGGCCGGCCGAGATCGCCGCCAGCTACGAACGCGGCGGCGCCAGCTGTCTGTCGGTGCTTACCGACATCGACTTCTTCCAGGGCGCCGATGCCTACCTGCAACAGGCGCGCGCCGCGTGTTCGCTGCCGGCGTTGCGCAAGGACTTCATCGTCGATGCCTACCAGATCCACGAGTCGCGAATGCTCGGCGCCGATTGCGTGCTGCTGATCGTGGCAGCGCTTGGTGCCGACCAGTTGCAGGACTACGCCGGTGTGGCCATGGAAATCGGTCTCGACGTACTGGTCGAAACCCATGACGATGAGGAAATGACGCGCGCATTGCGCACCTCATCGCCGCTGATCGGCGTCAACAACCGCAACCTGCGCGACTTCACGGTTTCGCTCGACGCCACCTTGGCGCTGCGCGAGCGCGTCGACGGCGGGCGCATCCTGATCACCGAGAGCGGCATCCACACGCGCGAGGACGTCGCGCGCTTGCGCGCCGGTCGCGTGCACGCGTTCCTGGTCGGCGAGGCATTCATGCGCGCTGCGGAACCAGGCGCGGAGTTGCAGCGGCTGTTTGCATGA
- a CDS encoding GNAT family N-acetyltransferase produces the protein MSATIAPDGGDQPGALRLRDAKLTDATTVSRLIEALGYPCDVGEAERRIRRVNASPRQALVIADWRDAGCGLLSLDFMFYLPLGRETCRITALVVDERFRKHGVGRELLRYAEHAARREGAARVELTTAESRIEAHEFYRRCGFEQASLRFVKRLGDA, from the coding sequence GTGAGCGCAACGATCGCTCCGGACGGAGGCGATCAACCGGGAGCGCTGCGCCTGCGCGATGCCAAGCTGACCGACGCCACGACGGTGTCGAGACTGATCGAGGCGCTCGGCTACCCGTGCGATGTCGGCGAGGCCGAGCGGCGCATTCGCCGCGTCAATGCCAGCCCGCGCCAGGCGCTGGTGATCGCCGACTGGCGGGACGCCGGTTGCGGACTGCTCAGCCTGGACTTCATGTTCTACCTGCCGCTCGGGCGCGAGACCTGCCGCATCACCGCGCTGGTCGTCGATGAGCGCTTCCGCAAGCACGGCGTCGGCCGCGAGCTGCTGCGCTACGCGGAACACGCGGCACGACGCGAAGGCGCGGCGCGCGTCGAGCTGACCACCGCCGAGTCGCGCATCGAAGCGCACGAGTTCTACCGCCGGTGCGGTTTCGAGCAAGCGTCACTGCGTTTCGTCAAGCGCCTCGGCGACGCCTGA
- a CDS encoding GNAT family N-acetyltransferase yields MSLRIVPFDPALRAHFGRLNREWLERYFKVEPIDAEVLEHPEARILAGGGRILFALRGDEVVGTCALLQESPGVYELTKMAVTAAHQGAGIGRQLLAAAIDEFRALGGITLFLESHSSLHAAITLYERAGFEHRGRRPDSHYQRSDVYMIWRDPHAAA; encoded by the coding sequence ATGAGCCTGCGCATCGTCCCGTTCGATCCTGCGCTGCGCGCCCATTTCGGGCGGCTGAACCGCGAGTGGCTCGAGCGCTACTTCAAGGTCGAGCCGATCGATGCCGAGGTGCTTGAGCACCCGGAGGCGCGCATCCTTGCCGGCGGTGGCCGCATCCTGTTCGCGCTGCGCGGCGACGAAGTCGTGGGAACGTGCGCGTTGCTGCAGGAGTCGCCGGGCGTGTACGAACTGACCAAGATGGCAGTGACCGCTGCCCATCAGGGCGCCGGAATCGGTCGGCAACTGCTGGCGGCCGCCATCGACGAGTTCCGGGCCCTGGGCGGCATCACGCTGTTCCTGGAATCGCATTCCTCGTTGCACGCTGCGATTACGCTGTATGAACGCGCTGGCTTCGAGCACCGCGGCCGCCGCCCGGATTCGCATTACCAGCGCTCGGACGTGTACATGATCTGGCGCGATCCCCACGCCGCGGCCTGA